One Citrus sinensis cultivar Valencia sweet orange chromosome 5, DVS_A1.0, whole genome shotgun sequence genomic window, AATAATGGTAAAGAAAATGACCATACACCGAAAGGCTTGGATCTTGATGATGCAGAATGCAGTGGCAGCTTTGCATTTGCATTTATATACCTCGCCAAACCCTAGATtgggttttctttttcacgGCAAATAAGGCAGGGACAAGCAAACCTGATCGATtttagaacaaaaataaataaataaataaaagtaaaatgtaAACTCAGCTTGAAACcttggagaaaaaaataacaataacaaagtaaaaaaaatcacttacTTTAAGAACATCTCAATTATCTCGTGGATTGGGTATTTATACGGGAAAAATGAGGGTCAATTGAACCCCAATTTAATCCCGATTCCGGAACACGTTTGGTCAAGCTCAAGTGCGGCCGAATGGGGAGGGTTTCCTAGAAAGGTAGCAAGGTAGTCCCCCTTAGAAAGTGAAAATGAAGCCTATCCACAATCATACGGATGCAACACAaggtagatttttttttttttttttgttagatgTAGAAAATGATTAAAGAGGTCCCATCAAGTTCAGCGGGCAAGGTCCCCTCGGTAGCTACACGTGAAGAGGGGCCCCCCAGCGCCCCGGCGGTGAAATTTAAGTGGTACGGTCCCAATTAAAATGTGATTAACTTATCAAATATCAAGATCTTTTCCAATAAGGACATTAGTTTTGCATTCGTTCGTCTCAAATAGGTCCCTAACCTTGTATGACGACTAAGATACCCTTAACCGTTATATGACTTACACACTTGCTGTTTTGTTCTGCAAAGGAGGACACCACCCTTTACCTCAAAGCCTTTGAGCTCAGTCTGAGGGCACATAAAAGGTCGCTTGAAGAACAAGCGGAGTTGATGTGAGTGTTGCGTTGCCGCATGGCTAAGAATAAGAAATTTCGCCGTCAAAATGAAACGTATCctgtaatatataatattcatttatcaGTGAAGTAAATATATAGAAGGTTTACGGAGTTGcattatatgtatatttagCTATTATCAAATGGCAACAGTAATCATTGGTATTAATTCTTGTAAAATTAAGTTCTTATCCactttcccaaaaaaaaaaaaaaatcttattcattATTCAAAAGCTTCGGAGTGCATTTGGTGTTAGTTGTATTCATATGTGAGAGTACATCTTGCATATTAAAcaaatgagtaatgatatagccacaaactcttgtacaaatttattttgtacactcttatacaaatttattttgtacaaactgatgtggtatgataagattggttgaattaaatatcacttagcccacatgatttatttttattattttatattttcattcaaccaatgaattaatactacgtcagtttgtacaagagtttgtagttgtatcatcactctaaataaattgttatttaGTCCCGCCCTTATTTGATCAGAGTGGACCGCGGTGGTTTTTTAACTCCGAATATTTAAGcacaaatcatttttaaatagtGATTTACGAATATGAATGGAATTAATTCTCCCATACTGTTCATGTTCTTAGGATAATTGTGGAATTAGTtcaaagaaagcaaaattttctaattaaaaaattttgcattttattaaaGGTTGGGATAGTATTTACCACATCGTAAACTGACTTTCATATAACAACGTTATAAAACGGTAAAAAGGATAGTTTACAATGttataaaacaatgaaaaaaaaatagtttacaATATTGTAAACACGGCCTGCACTTCAATAGCCCGAGATTTTTAGACCGGAAGCTGACACTTCAAAAagtaatgatttttctttattttttgtgaaaaAGGATACCGACAACtcttgatttaaaaaatgatcacataaattaatcttttagGATAATATGACCTTTGATTGCAATAACCCAACTGTATTTCATCTgatcatatataattataaaaaatacatatataaaggtTGTTTTCCCTTTGACTGCTAATCACACGAGCCTCGTTGATCTTTTGCTGGAATGATGACCAGAGGATGGTATTTTTGCCTTGTTTGTGCTTCTGGGTGAAGCAAAATATTGGTAGCAGGCTTTCGCTTATACGTCTGATGTGTAGCAGCCATACACACTGTTGTGATTGTAGAAAAGAGGGTATCGCTAATCCCTGTGGCATTCGATGACTATTATTATCAAACAAGTATAAAATTTGACGAAAATATCGCAACAATTATTaccttaaataaaatttaacgaaaaaatatatcattggTATTCCAAATATAGAAATCCGAACATAAtagaaatatttcaatttagaaTCACAGATTTGTTTAAGTCTGGAAAAGTTATGATTTGATAGCATAATAGTCGGAAAAGTTATTAaagtataatattttaataatataatgacattatattatgaaattatacgtcttaataactttttcaaattataataaagtttagaattttagattaaattagtGCACCTgaacacaaatataatataattaaatatatatgtttacgGAATTTCTCCACtacatttcttttgttgttgttcCTTATCACTAGAGCTATAACTCGACACAGCCGTTATGTTCAAAATTAGTGCACGCACCATGTGATGATTGTTACTAGCAGGTGAAACATTTAAAGAAGAGTTATTAGCTTGAACCTGTTGCAAATGTCAGAGCAAAAAGGCTTTAATGTTTCATGGTAGAGCCGATGACAAGCATAAATAAACAATGTGAGATATTGATACACGAGCAACACGACAATGATAATAGCAAAGCAAATCCATTAAGTGTGCAAAATGATGTGACCGCTGACCAGTATTTGAccaatattaatattagagCGTTGGCTGTTGAGACCAAAGAGAGTGCAGAAACAGACCCTTGGACAACAGCAAGGCCCCAACCCCCAAAATTAGTAAGAAACTTAGCTAAACATGCATAACAATAAGGCTAATGTTAAGTTACATGTATGTAACTTATAACTCTTTTATATAAATAGTGAATAATGTGGGTTCACTCACTATTCATATGAGAGAGttgtaagttacatgcatgtaacttagggGGATCCTAATAATAAATGGTTATGGCTATCAGAAAATACCATATATTTACTAAGTGTGTTTCAAGTAAGAGCTTAGTTTTACCTTACATATTTGTAGTGTCGCATTCAGAATTAAAGCCTAATAGCAgcaaatataatttctttaaaaaaaatttattttcctaaaatgttttaaaataattttggataTAACATACtcatttaaaatgattttaatgatgataatttaattttcagtataTAATCTGATAAATTACTTAAAGTCGGtggagtaaattaaaaattttattaggaaaaaaaaatttattgaattttagaaaatatttttagaaaaaagatTAAGACTTACGGGGACAACTGCCACAGCTTGTCTTTACGTGACTCCACCAGTGCCGATATTTGCACCCACAATGCCGATAGGAGCTGCAATGAGATATCCAAAAATACTAAGGTATGTGAATAAAGAAATCATCTTAGACCCACTAGTcctttgaactaaaaccacCAACCCACATCATTTTGACAACTCTTAACCGTTTAACCCGCATATCAAACAACATGCGAAGAAGAAGgatttagaataaataaataaatacaaagttttgcttttttttgctacaagagaagaaaatttgaattagcTATTTGGAAGAGATAGGCATGCTCAAACTAAATTTTTCCCTTGGGTATTAATCAATGGTCATAACCCGGATTTCAaatggtaatttaatttcGCTGTTACCCAGATTTGAAAGACAGTATTAAGTGCAATTTATGTTTCAGCAGTTTATGGTCGAAAATGTAAGCGAAGTCGTTAACAGATTACCTATTATTAAGATTTCTCTTGATCTAAATTCTCTTGAATTTTTAAGATGCGTATTGTAGTAGTAAGGTATGGATAGAATTTaagttcttaattttttttttatgtattaacCACCAATCAACGTAtgaatttaagaaatttagaTCATAAGAGAACCTCATCCCTTTGTATTGAggtgttataattttaaaaactgaaaataaactataattataaaatgaaaattgacattttaataattttgacagaaaagtaaaaatactgtagatttttcattatatatgtagtaaattaaatcaacttaatttttaagccacaattattattatctaccAAATATTTAGGGCTATAGCTAACCTTAATACTAAATGGGGGCATTCGGCTCCCACGATTAATCTGTTGAGGCTGCATTGGTTGGAATGTACGATGAGGATGGCATTTTTTGTCTTATTCGTGCttcataaatcataataaagCCGATTATTCGTGGCAGACATTTGATTAATATCTCCTCGCGGTTTCATATGGAAAATTGGGATGTTACCAGCGTTGTGTTGTCTTAATATTTCCTGTAGTTTTTGCAACCCAGTACGCCACCTGTCATCTTCTTCATCTGTATATGGTCTCGGTAATCTTAGCTCTTGAATCACGATGGAGATTTTTTCAAAGTAAAATGcagcattttcttttgtgttaGAGTGAATTTCTATTGAGATGGAAAACATGCGCCACAACACATATGCATCAAAAGTCTTCTTTCTTATCCTCAAGACTGCTCATTTGATCATTTCACCACTAAGAATATACGTGGCCTTTTCATATATGCTCGTTGGTAAAGAAGTTCAATGAATGactataattatattgtaaTCATGAtcaaataaatctcaaatgcAGGTCAAATTAATGCTTAGAAGTTGGTGCATTTTCATGCATTGCAATCAAAAGGGGATGAAATGAAATTGGTGCTTAATGAGTGGAAATCGGTCTAAGCCATTATTTACGTTGTGTTGTCTTAATATTTCCTGTAGTTTTTGCAACCCAGTACGCCACCTGTCATCTTGTTTGGATTGCCAGTGACTTGGTTTCAGGTACAATTTGTCCGCAAcagcaaattaaataaaataaagtaataaataataaatagattaattcgaacaaatttaaatttttataaatatatttttcgtATTTCAAGGATTAAATACCTctctagttttttttatacacttatatattacaatattgatatttacaatcagaaatttatcaaaatttatctGAATAATTCTATTATAGCACAACCTAAATATCAATCCTCACTAAAGTGTAAGGAGATTTGTCTTCACTATTATTAAAGGGAAATCGATCTTATTCCTACCCCAATGTTGGGAGTCAGTTAACTCCCATTATATAGGAAAACAAGTTCCAACGATAACATTGTGCTAGGACTTGAATTCATGCCCTCAAAGTTGATGAGGGCATGGGCACACCAATGGGCTACAAGCCCATTGGCAAATACCTCTCTagttgataaataatattccgggtttttattattatagttgATGCTAGTTAGTCCAcatataaaacttaaaaataaagaacatgAATAAAAACTAGACACCATTAATTtaaactaaaacaaataattggtTCACTAACCAACCACAAGTTTACTAAGTCCAAGTACACGTTAATCACGACCAATAGGATGAATACagtttaaaacaaataaaaatatagaattaGGGATCGTAACACTCCGTCGCCGTCCAACCATAATGGCCACTTCAAGGCCAAAGGTTTTGCGTGTGTGCATACTTGACTTTTTCATTGGtgcattaaattttgttttgtattcCGAAATcaagcatgcatgcatgctcCTTGGCTCTTTTCATATTCCACAAGgatgcattaatttatttttattttttttgtctgtttGTGCGCTGGGGGTTACCAATTAAGATCATGATTCTCTTCTGATATGATTATTTCCTGAGCACATAACGCAATCACTGATTGagtgttaataaataaaaaagtaaaaaaaagttaaatattaCTCATACACTACCACTAAAAGACAAATGACAAAAGATTATTTAAATCTCAATAATGCTCAGGTCAGGAGAGGATCTTGTTCCTGCCAATTACTTCATCGTTAGGATTTGTTCCTTATTAATTGCTTAGTTCTGATACCAAATGTTACGGACAcaaattatttacaacaataaatcaaataaaatataacgaACAAGTAATAAATGAGTTAATTTGAGAAAaccaaaaatttcataaatatatttttagcaGTTCAAGAGAGCAACTACCTCTCAATACAACTAATCAGTTGCCAAATAATATtccaaattttcattattgagGTTGATACTAGTTTCAATATTGGTTTGctaataaaacttaaaagctaAAGAATAGGAGTAAAACTAGACACCATTAGCCtaaattaacacaaataaTTAACGAACTACCAATTTACTAAGTCCACGTATAAGTTAATCACAATCATTAGGAcaatacaatttaaaataaaaatataagattgGAGATCGTAAGTCGTAACAGACTTCTAAAGAGAGCCGAGAGAAAAACTTACTTGGGACAATCCAAAACATACTAGCATTTATATGACTGGCCAATTTGAAAACATATGAATGCTTAGCtgtcaaaatataaatggatGAGCATACCACGTGAAACGTGCGCTTCTTCCACCTAAAATACTTCTCAATCTGAGTAGGAGGAAATGTCCGAAGAGTGACTCCAAAATCTGCTTCTTATGCTGAAAACACATGTATGAATCCTCTGAATGATTAAACAGCATTTTATACGTGCCAAAACCAACTAATCATATGTAAAATCTATTAGCATGCGATTGTATGGATCATAATCTTGAGGCAGCTTACAaggataacaaaataatagcgTGAGGAAATAAGTTGCTGATGTATTGGGTTTAAATGCAAGATATGAATAATTCTTGGGGCCATATGTAGATCGACTTCAGTGGGAGGGGTCTTGTTGCAAAATTTATGCTGATGTGGCAGAATTCGTTGAGAGTTCGTTATGCCCTTTCCAGAAATATCAGAATAAAAGGCACTTGTGACTAGCCTCTGATATCAGATCGATATCTTCTTCATTTCATGTTCATTTTGCTTGCAATTTGGTTCTTTGTGATccttgtaatttctttttgttgatcAATCTGTAATCCGATTGTTAAGATCAATAAAAGAGCAGTTTTTTCCTTCATCAATTTGTGTACTTGAAACTGTGCTCTGAGTCTGATTCTTGTGATTGCATTCTTGTGTTGATTAATCTGGTCTGTTTCTTTCAAGTCTGATTCATCAAAGTTCTTCACGAAATAACTTGTGTAGCTATTAAAGGTCATAACAAATAGAATGGTGCAACAAAAATACAAGAGCTGATTCACTAAGGCTACATATAACCAGAGAATATGGTCAATAAACTGAAATAACCAACTGTTCTTGAATCAAGTCCCTCCCCAGGGTTCTCAAGAACAAAACCAACGAAGTCTGTCAGGACAGCAATCCATCAGCTGCAGTGACCCAGTGGTTCAACGGTGGTTCATCCCATCATTTATATGTATAACAGATTATCTTCCGGTCTTGGCGCGTTTCATTCCAGCACTGTTGAAGGGCCACATGCTAGGACTCATACTCGGACTCATGCATGCACTTTCTTCTCTTAGAGTACCATTCAGCGTAGCAAATTCACGCGGTTGTTGCTTCTTGTAATGATCCAAGGATTCATCCTGCATACAGAGATTAGTTTGAACAAGCGGGAATTAGGAGAGATGCTGAAGGAAAGAACATCGACAAAGTTCAGAGAAAATACAAGAGTTTTTTTGTTCATACCACGGGCTTCAAAAGGTTCTCTAGTATCGCTACAGCATGATCCAAGCGGGAATTTATTATATCCTCTGGAAATTCGGCCTCCCCTAAGACGTGCAGTGGCTCATTAAGATGCTCATATCCAggtttatctttaattttttcttcctaAAGAACCAAAAGTTAAAGAATTATCAAGAGAAACCAAGATGGTATAATAATGTAAGGCAACATCGAACATTAGGAAATACGAAGTAATGGTTTGCTAATGCAAGACGCACTCTCCCATTTGTAGAACACAAAGAACATGAAATGAGTCTTGATTTCCACTTAATAGATAAActagtaataatataaattcatttccAGTACATATGCCATCAATGTAAAACAAAACTACTCAAAATATCTAGCTA contains:
- the LOC102622641 gene encoding KH domain-containing protein At1g09660/At1g09670 isoform X2; the protein is MTAGEKLKDKPGYEHLNEPLHMLVEAEFPEVIINSCLDHAVAILENLLKPVDESLDHYKKQQPREFATLNGTLREESACMSPSMSPSMWPFNSAGMKRAKTGR